A part of Streptomyces sp. NBC_01497 genomic DNA contains:
- a CDS encoding S53 family peptidase, with translation MRSSRPRLRTGMAVAATLSMVTGALALGVQAAGADTGPAGRAMLHGTKPLWATAQADKGSTAASNKVSARVYLAGRDAAGLATYAKEVSDPSSASYGKYLSAKQVKARFGATQQQVAEVTKWLTSAGLKVTGTTSHYVSVSGDATAVAKAFSTKLHNYAKSGKTYHAPDTTASVPASLHGAVLTVTGLDNAPKASQHDDALPPPDAAFLNAGPFSTYFGSNVNKKLPNAYGSKAPYTIKGYTGEQLRAAYGAKTYTGKGVTVAITDAYASPTIAQDASKYAKRNGDKKYKAGQFSQVVPNDFTVDETNCPDPAGWYGEESLDVESVHAVAPDADITYVGAKSCLDDDLLDSLSKVVDSHLADIVSNSWGDVEADQTPASQAAYDQVFQMGAVEGIGFYFSTGDDGDFKAATGTKQVDVPANSSWVTAVGGTSLAVGKNDKYQWETGWGTLQASLSAEGKNWTGFPGAFTSGAGGGTSTTVAQPFYQKGVVPTSLSQANGTSSPMRTMPDISAVADPNTGFLIGMTQTQANGKQQYSEYRLGGTSLASPVIAGIQALAQQARHGVPIGFANPGIYQRYGTSALHDVTDHPLGAGQDIAVVRNDYTNTQDPTSPVKTSIRTLGHDSSLSATVGYDDVTGVGTPAGNYVSSYKTR, from the coding sequence ATGAGATCCAGCCGACCGCGCCTGCGCACCGGAATGGCCGTGGCAGCCACGCTGTCCATGGTGACCGGCGCTCTCGCACTCGGCGTCCAGGCGGCCGGTGCCGACACCGGCCCGGCCGGACGCGCCATGCTGCACGGCACCAAGCCGCTGTGGGCCACCGCGCAGGCCGACAAGGGCAGTACGGCCGCGTCCAACAAGGTCTCCGCACGCGTGTACCTGGCGGGGCGGGACGCCGCGGGTCTGGCCACGTACGCGAAGGAGGTCTCCGACCCTTCCTCCGCGAGCTACGGCAAGTACCTGAGCGCCAAGCAGGTCAAGGCACGCTTCGGAGCGACGCAGCAGCAGGTGGCGGAGGTCACCAAGTGGCTGACCTCCGCGGGGCTGAAGGTCACCGGTACCACCAGTCACTACGTCTCGGTCTCGGGTGACGCGACGGCCGTGGCCAAGGCGTTCTCCACCAAGCTGCACAACTACGCCAAGTCCGGCAAGACGTACCACGCGCCCGACACGACGGCGTCGGTCCCGGCCTCGCTGCACGGCGCGGTCCTGACCGTCACCGGCCTGGACAACGCCCCGAAGGCCTCGCAGCACGACGACGCGCTGCCGCCGCCGGACGCCGCGTTCCTGAACGCCGGGCCGTTCTCCACGTACTTCGGCTCGAACGTGAACAAGAAGCTGCCGAACGCCTACGGTTCGAAGGCTCCGTACACGATCAAGGGCTACACCGGGGAACAGCTCCGGGCCGCCTACGGCGCGAAGACCTACACCGGCAAGGGCGTGACGGTCGCCATCACCGACGCCTACGCGTCGCCGACGATCGCGCAGGACGCCAGCAAGTACGCCAAGCGCAACGGCGACAAGAAGTACAAGGCGGGCCAGTTCTCGCAGGTGGTCCCGAACGACTTCACCGTCGACGAGACCAACTGCCCCGACCCCGCCGGCTGGTACGGCGAGGAGTCGCTCGACGTCGAGTCGGTGCACGCGGTCGCGCCCGACGCGGACATCACCTACGTCGGCGCGAAGTCCTGCCTGGACGACGACCTGCTCGACTCGCTCAGCAAGGTCGTCGACAGCCACCTCGCCGACATCGTCTCCAACTCGTGGGGTGACGTCGAGGCCGACCAGACCCCGGCGTCGCAGGCCGCCTACGACCAGGTGTTCCAGATGGGCGCCGTCGAGGGCATCGGCTTCTACTTCTCCACGGGTGACGACGGCGACTTCAAGGCGGCGACCGGCACCAAGCAGGTCGACGTTCCCGCCAACTCCTCGTGGGTCACCGCCGTCGGCGGTACCTCCCTCGCGGTCGGCAAGAACGACAAGTACCAGTGGGAGACCGGCTGGGGCACCCTCCAGGCGTCCCTGTCGGCCGAGGGCAAGAACTGGACCGGTTTCCCGGGCGCCTTCACCTCGGGCGCCGGCGGCGGCACCAGCACCACGGTGGCGCAGCCGTTCTACCAGAAGGGTGTCGTGCCCACCTCGCTGTCGCAGGCGAACGGTACGTCGTCCCCGATGCGCACCATGCCCGACATCTCCGCGGTCGCCGACCCCAACACCGGCTTCCTGATCGGCATGACGCAGACCCAGGCGAACGGCAAGCAGCAGTACAGCGAGTACCGCCTCGGTGGCACCTCGCTGGCCTCGCCGGTCATCGCGGGTATCCAGGCACTGGCGCAGCAGGCCCGGCACGGTGTGCCGATCGGCTTCGCCAACCCGGGCATCTACCAGCGCTACGGCACGTCGGCGCTCCACGACGTCACGGACCACCCGCTGGGTGCGGGCCAGGACATCGCGGTCGTCCGTAACGACTACACGAACACGCAGGACCCGACCAGCCCGGTCAAGACGTCGATCCGCACCCTCGGCCACGACAGCTCGCTGTCGGCGACCGTCGGCTACGACGACGTGACCGGTGTGGGCACTCCCGCGGGCAACTACGTGTCGTCCTACAAGACGCGCTGA
- a CDS encoding GH1 family beta-glucosidase, which produces MATSAPIPGQAPDPQQAISFPPDFLWGTATASYQIEGAAREDGRTPSIWDVYSHTPGRVLNGDTGDVADDHYHRWHEDLGILADLGVGAYRFSVAWPRVQPTGSGPANAKGLDFYSKLVDGLLEKGVQPVATLYHWDLPQELEDAGGWPERETAYRFAEYAGVVADALGDRVRTWTTLNEPWCSAFLGYGSGVHAPGRTDAADSLRAAHHLNLAHGLAVRELRERLPAEAQVSVTLNLHQVRPLSEGAEDLDAARRIDGTANRVFTGPMLDGAYPDDVLADTAHLTDWSFVRDGDTAIIHQPLDFLGVNYYSPTLVSYDKEGAAHGSDGHGASEHSPWPAGEGVAFHQAPGPRTAMGWGIDPTGLYDLLRRVGGEHPDLPVVITENGAAFDDRIGADGVVDDPERIAYLRGHLGEVHRALTAGVDVRGYFLWSLLDNFEWGYGYSKRFGAVYVDYETQRRIPKASARWYAQVARTGTLPAPSGPSA; this is translated from the coding sequence GTGGCCACCTCAGCACCCATCCCAGGCCAGGCCCCCGACCCCCAACAGGCGATCAGCTTTCCGCCGGACTTCCTGTGGGGGACGGCCACCGCCTCGTACCAGATCGAGGGCGCGGCCCGGGAGGACGGCCGCACGCCGTCCATCTGGGACGTCTACTCCCACACCCCGGGGCGGGTGCTGAACGGCGACACGGGTGACGTGGCCGACGACCACTACCACCGCTGGCACGAGGACCTCGGCATCCTGGCGGACCTCGGCGTCGGCGCGTACCGCTTCTCCGTCGCCTGGCCGAGGGTCCAGCCGACCGGCAGCGGGCCGGCCAACGCCAAGGGGCTCGACTTCTACAGCAAGCTCGTGGACGGCCTGCTGGAGAAGGGTGTCCAGCCCGTCGCCACGCTGTACCACTGGGACCTCCCGCAGGAGCTGGAGGACGCGGGCGGCTGGCCCGAACGCGAGACGGCCTACCGCTTCGCCGAATACGCGGGCGTCGTCGCCGATGCGCTCGGCGACCGCGTCCGCACCTGGACCACCCTCAACGAGCCCTGGTGCAGCGCATTCCTCGGCTACGGCTCCGGTGTGCACGCCCCCGGCAGGACCGACGCCGCCGACTCGCTGCGGGCCGCCCACCACCTCAACCTCGCCCACGGCCTCGCCGTACGGGAGCTGCGCGAGCGGCTGCCCGCTGAGGCGCAGGTGTCGGTCACGCTCAACCTCCACCAGGTAAGGCCGCTCAGCGAGGGCGCCGAGGACCTCGACGCGGCCCGTCGCATCGACGGCACCGCCAACCGCGTCTTCACCGGCCCCATGCTCGACGGCGCCTACCCCGACGACGTGCTGGCCGACACCGCGCACCTCACCGACTGGTCGTTCGTGCGGGACGGCGACACGGCGATCATCCACCAGCCCCTGGACTTCCTGGGGGTGAACTACTACTCGCCGACCCTCGTCTCGTACGACAAGGAGGGTGCCGCGCACGGTTCCGACGGGCACGGCGCGAGTGAGCACAGCCCCTGGCCCGCGGGCGAGGGGGTGGCCTTCCATCAGGCTCCCGGCCCGCGCACGGCGATGGGCTGGGGCATCGACCCCACCGGTCTGTACGACCTGCTGCGGCGGGTCGGCGGCGAGCACCCGGACCTGCCGGTCGTCATCACGGAGAACGGCGCCGCCTTCGACGACCGGATCGGCGCGGACGGCGTCGTGGACGACCCGGAGCGCATCGCCTACCTCCGGGGCCACCTCGGCGAGGTCCACCGCGCGCTGACGGCGGGTGTGGACGTGCGCGGATACTTCCTGTGGTCGTTGCTCGACAACTTCGAGTGGGGGTACGGCTACAGCAAGCGGTTCGGCGCCGTCTACGTGGACTACGAGACGCAGCGGCGCATCCCGAAGGCGAGCGCCCGGTGGTACGCGCAGGTCGCGCGTACCGGCACGCTGCCGGCGCCGTCGGGCCCCTCGGCCTGA